The sequence GTCGTCGACGTGTGGGCGAGCCGCCTGGCCATGATGAGCTTCGCCGCGGCGGTCGTCGCCGAGGTGTCCACCGGCAAGGGCTTCGTGGAGGTATGTACGCTCCCATGGATCGACCCGTGACGCCATGCTCTGCTGGGCTAGTTGCTCACTATTGACAGCGCTCTGACGTGCTTTGCAGAACTTCGGCGTGGCGACACCGGCGCCGGCGTTGGCGCTGGTGGTGACGGCGCTCGTCATCGGCCTGGCCGTCCTCTTCATCGTCAGGTCGGGAGCGCAAGATTGATGGATCCATCGCACGAAATAATTGAAGACCCTTTTCTAGAATACAATACAAAGTAAGCGGAGACCTATTTCTGAAGAACGAGCGTGCAGATCTTCTTTGCGTCTGGTTTGCAAAGATTCCTGGAGATTACAATTAGCATTACTTCTGACTGTAGATGATCTGATGTATCATGGTACTACTGCTGTGAGCATATTCATATGGAAAATTCTGGTTCAAATTCAAGTGAGCCAAAGGCTTCCGATGTTGCTACCATTCTGTGTGTGAAACTGTGAATTCAGACCGATGCTCAAAGTTC is a genomic window of Triticum urartu cultivar G1812 unplaced genomic scaffold, Tu2.1 TuUngrouped_contig_6416, whole genome shotgun sequence containing:
- the LOC125530583 gene encoding stress enhanced protein 1, chloroplastic-like — translated: MALFSILRSSPLAVPAASSSRRPNHGVCLLRVSTRTAPSSLSVRCEQSSKPGGGSVVDVWASRLAMMSFAAAVVAEVSTGKGFVENFGVATPAPALALVVTALVIGLAVLFIVRSGAQD